TCGAGCACGAAGAAGTGATAGTCGCGCTCCAGGTCGCCGTTCTGGCGCGAGTAGACGTAGACCGCGCTCTTGCCGTTCGCGCACTCGAAGGTTTCGGGCATGCCACCGCGAATGACGTTGTCCAAGAAGTCCATGCGCGAATAGGCGTCCAGGGCCGGGGACGACGACACCGTGAAAGCGTGGTCCGCGATCTCTTCGATGATGCGCCGGTTCTCGTCGCGTTTGGCATCGAGAAACGACGGATGCCGCGCCTTGGCCATCAGCGCATCGAGGTCCATCTCGCGCGCCGCGTAGCCGTAGACGCTGGCCAGACACAGCTCGCCGCCACCCTCCAGCGTGCGGGTTTCCGCGTGCATCGCCGCAGGCGTCTTGTTGTCCCAGAATTGCTCCGCGCCGAGCACTCCGCGCACTCCACCCTGGGCCAAGCGCCGCGGGTGCTCCAGGCTGAACGCCTCTCCGAACAGCACCTCGGGATCCACCACCAGTCCCTTCGCGCTGTCGTGACCCAGACGCAGATAGAAGTGACCGGCGTGCAGTTGCCCGACCTGCTCGCTGTCGTCGGCCGTCTGCTTCAGTCGATAGATCGCTGCGCCGCCGCGTTCGACGACGCCCATCATGCCTTCGATGTGACGCGGAATCCCCTTGATGCGCTCACGATCCAGGCCGAAGGGAAGCATGCGCGTCAGTCCGTCCACCAACTCGATGCGCAGCGCTTTTCGTTTGGTGTTGCGAATGCGCAGCACGCGCACCAGCCCCGCTACACGCAGGTTCGGCAGCCCAAAGTAGTTCACCTCCACGTCGAGGCCGCTGATCGGGTCGTGCTCGAAGAGGCTCAGTTCACCGGGCGCGATGTCCATCACCTGACGCACGCGCGGATCCGCGTTGCGCGAGAAGGGCTCGATCACCTTCTTGTCGCCGACGCGCAGAAAGGTGCGAAAGCCCTCGCGGTCGATGCGCATGCAGGCTTGATTGAAGGACTGGAATTCCTGGATCTGACCGTCCTTGTCGCGCACGCCGAAGGACGCGACGGCCTGACCGCGATTCACGTAGAAGCACCAGGTGGGAATCCCCCACTTGCCGGCGATGCCGGGCAAGAAGCTGGAGAAAGGGGGCGCGTGGTTGTACCCCTCCACGCGGAAGTGGCTCGTCTTCGGGTCGAGATGCAGCTTCGCCGTGGCCATGCTCCGTGTCTAACGTGCATGGGCCGACCGTGGCTAGGGTTGTTGGGTTGGGGTCTCGACGCGCTGCTTCGCGGAGCGCTAATCCCGCCCAGAGCGACCGCCCGCGCTCAGTACTCGTTTGCTGGCCACATCTCGGACGCGAAGCGCAGGGCGCGGTTGCGCCCTGCTTCCTTGGCTTTGTACAGGGCGACATCGGCGAACTTGATCGCCTGCCAGAAGCTCTTGGTGTCGGTTCCGAGCTCCGAGACGCCGAGACTGATCGTCTTCTTGATCGCGCCCTGCGGAGTGGGGAAGCGCTCCGCCTCTATGGCCTTGCGAATGCGCTCCGCCGCTAGCATAGGGCCTTCCGCGGAGGCGTCCGTCAGCACCACCAGGAACTCTTCACCGCCATAGCGCACGGCGATGTCCGCGCCGCGGACGGCTTGCCGGATGATCTCCGCGGTGCGGCGCAGCACGGTATCCCCGACGTCGTGACCGTGGGTGTCGTTGACCTCCTTGAAGAAGTCCAGGTCGCACATCACGAGCCCGATCGGCGCCTTGCGTCGCTCCGCCGTCGCGACGAGGGTGTCGGCGTATTCTTCCAAGAATCGGCGATTGTGCAGTCCCGTCATGGCGTCGCGCAGAGTCGACTGCTTCAGGGTGCTCATCAAACGCTTGGCCTCGATCACTGGCAGGGCTTCTCGGAGGAACCGCCGTCCGCGTCGCACCTTCTTGTGCGCCTCCTCCATCTGCGGGTCGTCTTCGTTGCGATCGAAGAGAAACTGGACCACGCCTCCGGTGCTGCCGGCGATGTTCATGGGGACGCAGATGTGTTCCCGCTCTCCCCCGCAGAAGTAGCGGCAGATCTGCGGAAAGCTCGCGGAAGACACGACGGCGCCGGTCTTCTTCGCACGGCACAGGCTGCTATCGAGGCGAATGTCGGGGCTGCAGGCCTCGGCTGCAGACGAGCTCGACGTCACTACGGGCAAAAGGCGATTCTTGCTGTTCGAGGCCTCGTAGATCACGAAGTCGTCGAGACCGAGCACCGCCAGCTGATGACCCAGCCTGTCATAGACCTCGGTGGTAGTGTCGTCGCCCTCGATCACCTTCTTGAAGGAATTGATGTCCTGCAGGGTTGCGGTCAGCTGATTGAAGCGAGCCGCGAGTTTCCCTACCTCGTCGTGCTCGGCAAGCACGATCGGCGCGATGGGCTGGCCGTCGTCTTCAGTCTGTCCACTGTAGCGGTCCGTCAGCGCCTTCATCTGGCAGCCCAACGCCCGGATTGGGCGAGTGAGGGCGCGGGTCAAGAGCACCCCCATTCCGGCCAGCGGCACCACGGAGATCAAGGTGAGCCCGATGATCAAGACGCGCTCGCCGGGCTTGTCCACGGATAGCGCTGCTAGCGAGCCAAGGAGCACGATCCAGGCCGCAAGCCCTCCGGAGAACACTAGAAGCTTCTGCTGGATCGGCCCCTGCAGCGTGAGCAGCAGCCACAGGCGTCGTGGAAAGCTCACGCGCTGAGCGCGCGGCGCGGTGGGCGCGGGTGCAGGAGAGTCGAGGATGACCACCGCTGGCAGCGACGGCGCCACGGAAACGACATCTTGAGTCAGCTGCATGAAAACACCGTCTTCGACAGACCAAGAACGACAGGGCCTGCCAAAGCTTGAGGCGGCAATGACTTGGCTCAGAACTGCACTGCCGCGCCGACGCTCGAGGGCGGGCGTTGGAGAACCCTCAGCTTCGTCGCTGGCTCGCCATCGAGGCTACGAGATCAGCGAGGGTTACGGCTTTGACGCCGGGAGCGAGTGCGGTGGTGCTCGCGCTCTTCGTGCGCGCCCGGTGCACGACAAAGCGCTCGACGCGGTACCGTTCGACCGCACTGGCAAGCTTGGCGAGCGGAGCGGCGTCGCGAGGAACGACAGTGGTCGAGGCCTTCGCCTCGATGAGCCACAGCCGCCCAGCCCCGCGCGGGATCACGAAGTCGACCTCGAGGCCTTGCTGGTCACGGAAGTAGTAGATCTCGCGGCTTCGGCCCGAATGGAGCTGTTGTTTCGCGATCTCCGCGGCGACGAAGCCCTCGAATATCGGACCAAGGAAAGGCGAGCGCGAGAGCAGCCGTTCCGAGTCCACGCCGAGAAGATGGCAGGCGAGTCCCGAATCCACGAAGTACAGCTTTGGGGACTTTATCAGTCGCCTGCCGAAGTTCTCGAAGAAGGGAGGCACGAGCAGTATCTGACCCGTCAGCTCCAGAATGGACAGCCACTCACTGACCGTGGGCACAGAGACACCGAGGGGAGCTGCAATGTCGCTACGGTTGAGGATCTGGCCGGAGCGGCTCGCCACGAGCGCGATGAAACGGCGGAACGTCGCAAGGTCGCGGATCGCGGTGACTGCTCGTACGTCGCGCTCCAGGTACGTCTGAACGTACGATCGAAACCAGGTGGCTGCTTGGGACGGACGCTCGATCACCTCTGGGAAACCGCCACGGAGCAGCGAGACTTTGAGGCTTTCCGTGACCGATAAGGGGAACAGCTGGAATACGGCCGCTCGCCCAGCCATGGATTCGCTCACCCCGCGCATGAGTCCCGCTTCTTGTGAGCCGGTCAAGAACCATCGGCCTTTGCGTCGCGGGTGGGCATCGATCCGTGCTCGCACATGCGCGAGTAGCTCTGGCACATTTTGAATCTCGTCGAGGATCGCGGGTAGGGAGAGCTCGTCGAGGAATGCGTGGGGGTCGCTCCTTACGCGAGCGACGACATCGGGATCTTCCAGCAACCGGTACGAGGCATTCGGAAACAAGTGTTGCAGCAAGGTCGTCTTGCCAGCCCGCCGCGGCCCCGTGACCAGAATGGCGGCGAAGCCTTTCGAGGCCTTCTTGACCTCGGATGCCAGCGCCCGGGAGATCGTCCGCACTCTGAGAAATATAAAGTGTAACTTTAAAAATCTCAAGCTCCGGCAGCCGCCAAATGAAGCGAAGCGCCGGCCGCTTACGCGACCGACGCTTCTCAACCCCCCGAGTCTAGCTTCACATGCCGGGCTCGAAGAGACCCAGTACGGCGCCCTGGTTGTCGGCGATCACGGCGATGCGGCCGACCTGGGGCACGTCGATCAGCGGCATCAGCACCTTGGCACCGAGCTTCTCGGCCTTGTCGCGCGCTGCTTCCAGCTTCTCAATCACCACGTAGGTGAGCCAATTCGGCGGCATGCCTTCGGCCTTTTGAATATCGGCCACCTGCAAGCCGGCCTCGGCGGTGAACACCTCGGCGCCGCCAGGGCCGGACTCGGTCTTCCAACCGAACACCGCGGCGTAGAACGCCTTTGACTTGGCCACATCCTTGGTGCTCAGAGTTTCCCAGCAGAAGGTGTGCAGACCGGGGCGCTCGGGCATCTCGC
This genomic stretch from Polyangiaceae bacterium harbors:
- a CDS encoding diguanylate cyclase is translated as MQLTQDVVSVAPSLPAVVILDSPAPAPTAPRAQRVSFPRRLWLLLTLQGPIQQKLLVFSGGLAAWIVLLGSLAALSVDKPGERVLIIGLTLISVVPLAGMGVLLTRALTRPIRALGCQMKALTDRYSGQTEDDGQPIAPIVLAEHDEVGKLAARFNQLTATLQDINSFKKVIEGDDTTTEVYDRLGHQLAVLGLDDFVIYEASNSKNRLLPVVTSSSSAAEACSPDIRLDSSLCRAKKTGAVVSSASFPQICRYFCGGEREHICVPMNIAGSTGGVVQFLFDRNEDDPQMEEAHKKVRRGRRFLREALPVIEAKRLMSTLKQSTLRDAMTGLHNRRFLEEYADTLVATAERRKAPIGLVMCDLDFFKEVNDTHGHDVGDTVLRRTAEIIRQAVRGADIAVRYGGEEFLVVLTDASAEGPMLAAERIRKAIEAERFPTPQGAIKKTISLGVSELGTDTKSFWQAIKFADVALYKAKEAGRNRALRFASEMWPANEY
- a CDS encoding ATP-binding protein, with the translated sequence MRSVGRVSGRRFASFGGCRSLRFLKLHFIFLRVRTISRALASEVKKASKGFAAILVTGPRRAGKTTLLQHLFPNASYRLLEDPDVVARVRSDPHAFLDELSLPAILDEIQNVPELLAHVRARIDAHPRRKGRWFLTGSQEAGLMRGVSESMAGRAAVFQLFPLSVTESLKVSLLRGGFPEVIERPSQAATWFRSYVQTYLERDVRAVTAIRDLATFRRFIALVASRSGQILNRSDIAAPLGVSVPTVSEWLSILELTGQILLVPPFFENFGRRLIKSPKLYFVDSGLACHLLGVDSERLLSRSPFLGPIFEGFVAAEIAKQQLHSGRSREIYYFRDQQGLEVDFVIPRGAGRLWLIEAKASTTVVPRDAAPLAKLASAVERYRVERFVVHRARTKSASTTALAPGVKAVTLADLVASMASQRRS